A segment of the Candidatus Cloacimonadota bacterium genome:
GCTTCAGTTTCAACGCGGTTTGATAGCTCTTCACGGCCTTGTCGTAGAGCTGGCGTTGCTGGTAAAAATCACCCAGCGCGATCAAAGGACGCGGGTCCTGGGGATTTTCCCCCGCCGCCCGGATCAGCAGCTGCACCGCGTGGATCCAGTTGGTCTTCATCAGCGCTTCCGCTCGCTGGATCAGGTTTTGCAGGTCACGGTCGCCCATCAGGCGGCTCCCGAACCAATTTGTTCCCGGCAGTCACAGCGGATCACGGCAGTTCCTTGAGGATCTCCTCGATGGCACGCCACAGTTGGGTGTCGCGGCCGGCGATCTCGTCCTCGGGACTGATCTCCACCACAATATCCGGCCGCACTCCGGTGCCTTCCATGTTGGTGCCGTCCAGCTTGTACCAGCCGGAGCCGGGCAACCGCATGGATGAGCCGTCCAGCAGATAATACTGCCAGGTGCCGATCACGGAGCCGCTGGAGGGACGGCCCACCACCTTGCCAAGCTTAAGTTCCTGATAGACAGTGGGAAAGATCTCGCCATCAGAGAAGGAGTTCTCGTCGGCCAGCACGATGCTGGGGCGAGTCCAGGCCCGGCGGGGTTCCTGGTTCTGCTGCCCACTGTAGCGCCGGGAGGTGGAATAGGCGTAGGGCTGCTGGTTGAGCAGGGAAATGATCTGATCGTGCACGTGGCCGCCGGAGTTGCCGCGCACGTCGATGATCAGGGCCTCCTTGTCCGCGTTGTCGCGGAACAGCTCGCGCTGGAAGTTGGCAAAATCGCCGTCTCCCATGGCCGGAATGTGGATGTAGCCCACCCGTCCGCCGGTGCGGTCCTCCACCTCGGCGCGGCTGCGGCCAACCTTGTAGTCGTAGTGCAGGGCGCGGTTCTGGCTCCAGTTCAACCCTTCGGTCACGGCTTCCTTTTCCTCGCCGCTGGCCAAAAAAATCAGCCGGATGCGTTTGCCGGTCTTGTCCGCCAGCAGCGAATCCAGCGGGGTGGTCGGTGTGATCAGGCTGCCGTCGATGTGGGTGAGGATGTCCCCCGCTCTGATGCCGTAAAGCGTTGCCAGGCGTGAGGTAGGATAGACTGTCAGGAGGCGGACCCCTTGGGGCAGAACCTCGCTGTGGTCAAATTCCACCCCCAGCCAGGCGGGCTGTCCCCCGCGCGGGGAATAGCCTTCCCGGCGTGGATAAAACCCTGTGTGGGAAGCGTTCACGTCGCCGATCATCTCATTCACGATGGCGCTGATGTCCTCGATAGAGCGGGCCCGGCTGGCGTAGGGATGATAGAGGTCGTAGAACTCCCGCCAGTTTTGGCCGTGCATGTTCGGATCGTAGAAATTGAGGCCAAACACTCCCCAGACCTCTTCGAAGACCCGGGTGTTTAGCAGGCTGGCGCTGTATGTGTAATCGAATTCGGTGCTCAGTTCACCCTTGCTGCGTTTGTCCAGATCGTGCCAGCGCACCTTGCCGCCCTGCAAATAGTAGAGCTTCTCCCCCACCCAGCGCAGGCTGGAGGCGTCTTTGCCAAGGTCCTGGACCTCCTTGATGTTTTCTCCGAAGATATTGGCCTTTTTCAGCTTGAGGCTGCCCTCCTCCCCATAGCCGTCGGAAACGTAATAAAATGTGCTGTCGCTGATCACGCGCTCCACGCGCAGCCAGCGTTCCGGTTCGCTGAGCACTTCAAACATCCGCTTTTCGATGCCTTCCCAAACGACCTTCAATTCTTGGCGCGGGGCCGGTTCAGCTTCCGCCACCGTGGCCAGGGTGTCCGTTTCCGCTTCTATTGTGATGTCCAGCTCCTGGTCGCTTAGGATCAGCTCCTCACCGTCCTCGCCGGTGGTGGTGCAGAAGATCTCTTTCCAGTTGTCCACCTCAAACTCGTATTCGTCGCGGGGGATGAGATCGAGGCGGTAAATGCCGTTGGATCGGCCCATCAGGATGGAGCGGTCATCGCTGGTCCAGGCCAGGCCGCGGATCCAGGAATCGTCGTTCATGATCTTGCGGTGGGTTCCGGCGGCAAAATCGTAGAGCCAGAGCTCGCGCATCCACACATCCTCGCGGGTGGTGGCGTAAACGGCATAGTCGCCGCTGGAATTGATGGCAAAGTTGCTGGCGATGGGGCGGCTGACTTCCAAGGGACGCAGGTCCGCCAGGCTGGAATCGGCCACCGCGACGCGTCCGCTGAGGCGCTTGTCGCCGTAGCGCACGATCCATTTACCGCTGGGATCACGGGTGAGGCCTTCCACGTCCAGGCTGTCCGCGCCGAACCACTCCACCTGGCTGAGTTGCATCAGGCTGTCGCAGGTTACGCTGTAGAGTTTGTTGATGCCCTTGTCCATCATCTGCAGCACCAGGGTGCGGTTGTCTGGGGAGAAAGCCAGGTCGCCGATGGAGCTTTGGTCGTGGCTGATCTGCTTCACCTCGCCGCCCTTGCGGGGAATGAAGAAGGTGTCGTACTTGTATTTGAAGCCCACCAGCAGGTCGTCGTCCGCTATGGCGAAGGCCTCGAAGTTGTCCTTCATCTTTTCCCGGCGCAGGTCGGGACGCCAGAGGTCCGAGCTGATGTTGATCTCCAGCTTGGCCGCGCCGGAGACGGGATGCCAGCGCCAGATCTCGTTGAAGTGCTCAAACACGATGCGGTCGTTGAGCCTGGCGATGGAAAGGTCGCGCGCGGACCACAGGGGAAAGTTGGTAAGCTGGCGCGGGGCGGCAAAATTGCCGTTGTCCGCCCGGAAGATCTGGAAGCGCTGGCCATCCGAGGCGCAGAAGTAGAGCGCTCCGTCCAGGTGCGAATAGCGCGGGTAGCGCTCGGTGAAGTCGGTCTGGGTGAGCCGGGTGTATTTCTTGCTGGCCAGATCGATGCTCCAGAGCTCGCCGGCGATGCTGCCCCGGTAGCTTTCGCGGTGGGGGTTGCCGTCGCGGTTGAAGACCAGGCTTTGGTTGTCTGGGGACAGGGTGGCATAGCGGTCGCCGATCTCGGCCAGCAGCACGGGCCGGCTGCCGTCCAGCGGCATCCGGAAAAAAGAGCTGCCAAAACTGGGGCTGTAACGTGTGCAGAGCAGGCTTTGGCCGTCGGCGAACCAATCGCTGATGGTGAGGCTTTCCCGGCTGAGGGGCCGGGTGGCCCCGCTCTCCGGCTCGATCAGATAGGGCAGCGTGAGGCCTTCGCGGTTGGAGTTGAAAGCGATCCAAGCTCCGTCCGGAGACCAGCTTGGCCCCCATTCCCCCGCCTCGGTGGCCGTCAGCCGGCGCGCTTCGCCACCGTTGTACGATACCAACCACAGGTCGTTGTCATAAACAAAGCACACCTGCTCTCCGTCCGGCGAGATGGCCGGATCGGAGGCGAACTCCGGCTCCAGGGCCCAGCCCAGGGCGGCCGCAAGCGCCAGGATCACCATAAATAAATGTTTCATGTCCTCTGTCCTTTAATCTTTTTCCCAGATCTCCAAGCCGTTTTGCCGGCGCTGGAGATAGTATTCGTGTTTCAGGATGCGTGCCCTCACGGGAGGATGCACCTCGCCCAGCACGCGCAGGCCCAGCCTCTGGTCGCCCGGGCGGTTTAAAAAAGTGTTCAGCTGGCCGTCAAGCTCTGCCTCGCAGGCCTTGATCTGCTCGTTCAGGGCGTCGATCTGGCTTTGGTTATCGCCCGGCGCGTCTTTCAGCCGGATCAGTTCCCGCGTCATCTGCATCAGCAGCGCTTTGTGATAGGGCCCGATGGTGATCTCCACCCGGGTTTCGCTGCCGGCCGGATCGCCCAGTTCATGCAGCATCAGGTTGCCGCCGCATTCCGCCTGTCCACCGCGCAGGAAGCCGTTTTCAGTTTCCAGGCCGCCGTCGGCCACGATCTCGCAGCCTTCCACGCTGTCCTCCCAGCGGATCCTGCCCCGGCACAGCACCCGGGAGGCCTGGATCCCTTTGCAGCTAAGGTTTCCGCCCACCTCCACCCCCGGCTGGCGGCAGTTGCGGATCTCGCCGCTGAGGCTCAGGTCGCCCCGGCAGCTCAGCGTGGCGTTGCTCAGGTCGCCCCGCAGTTCCACGTTCCCGGCACAGAAAAGCGAGCTGTTGCCGAGGCTGCCGCGGATCTCCAGGTCCGCCGGAGAGCGCAGTTCGTCCGCGGCGTCTTGGATGTCGCCCTCCACCACCAGTTTTTCCACCACTCCGATGCGGCCGCTCTCATCCACGCTCACAAAACCTTTGCGTTCCGTAACGAAACGGCGCCTGTCCAGGCTGAAGGTAACGTTGTCGCCGGCCACCAGTCCCGCGGCTTCCAGGTCGAATTCCTCGTCCTGCAGCATTTCGCCGTAGATGTCGTAGATGGAGCCCTGGCGGTCAAAAATGTTGCTGTTGTAATCCGCGATCACGGTACCGGCTTCGATGCAGGTGAGGCTGGCCAGTTCCTCCGGGCGCACGCGTCCGCTGAAGTTTTTGGCCTGATCGAGGTCGAAAAAGTAGTTCAGCTTGCTTTCGCCTTTCACGCGGTTGCACATGGCCACAGGAAAGGCCACGTCGAAATCCTTTTCCAGGCCGTGTTTGCGCATGTATCTGGCGGCTTCTTCAAAGCCTGTTTTGATGCCGGCTTCTTCGATCAGGTCCAGGATGTCCTGCTCGTCGGTCAGCCTGCCGCCGGAGCGGATGGTCAGCCAGGCCGAAAGCC
Coding sequences within it:
- a CDS encoding FapA family protein, whose amino-acid sequence is MSKTLTNRAGTLRLELRDDRLSAWLTIRSGGRLTDEQDILDLIEEAGIKTGFEEAARYMRKHGLEKDFDVAFPVAMCNRVKGESKLNYFFDLDQAKNFSGRVRPEELASLTCIEAGTVIADYNSNIFDRQGSIYDIYGEMLQDEEFDLEAAGLVAGDNVTFSLDRRRFVTERKGFVSVDESGRIGVVEKLVVEGDIQDAADELRSPADLEIRGSLGNSSLFCAGNVELRGDLSNATLSCRGDLSLSGEIRNCRQPGVEVGGNLSCKGIQASRVLCRGRIRWEDSVEGCEIVADGGLETENGFLRGGQAECGGNLMLHELGDPAGSETRVEITIGPYHKALLMQMTRELIRLKDAPGDNQSQIDALNEQIKACEAELDGQLNTFLNRPGDQRLGLRVLGEVHPPVRARILKHEYYLQRRQNGLEIWEKD
- a CDS encoding DPP IV N-terminal domain-containing protein, whose product is MKHLFMVILALAAALGWALEPEFASDPAISPDGEQVCFVYDNDLWLVSYNGGEARRLTATEAGEWGPSWSPDGAWIAFNSNREGLTLPYLIEPESGATRPLSRESLTISDWFADGQSLLCTRYSPSFGSSFFRMPLDGSRPVLLAEIGDRYATLSPDNQSLVFNRDGNPHRESYRGSIAGELWSIDLASKKYTRLTQTDFTERYPRYSHLDGALYFCASDGQRFQIFRADNGNFAAPRQLTNFPLWSARDLSIARLNDRIVFEHFNEIWRWHPVSGAAKLEINISSDLWRPDLRREKMKDNFEAFAIADDDLLVGFKYKYDTFFIPRKGGEVKQISHDQSSIGDLAFSPDNRTLVLQMMDKGINKLYSVTCDSLMQLSQVEWFGADSLDVEGLTRDPSGKWIVRYGDKRLSGRVAVADSSLADLRPLEVSRPIASNFAINSSGDYAVYATTREDVWMRELWLYDFAAGTHRKIMNDDSWIRGLAWTSDDRSILMGRSNGIYRLDLIPRDEYEFEVDNWKEIFCTTTGEDGEELILSDQELDITIEAETDTLATVAEAEPAPRQELKVVWEGIEKRMFEVLSEPERWLRVERVISDSTFYYVSDGYGEEGSLKLKKANIFGENIKEVQDLGKDASSLRWVGEKLYYLQGGKVRWHDLDKRSKGELSTEFDYTYSASLLNTRVFEEVWGVFGLNFYDPNMHGQNWREFYDLYHPYASRARSIEDISAIVNEMIGDVNASHTGFYPRREGYSPRGGQPAWLGVEFDHSEVLPQGVRLLTVYPTSRLATLYGIRAGDILTHIDGSLITPTTPLDSLLADKTGKRIRLIFLASGEEKEAVTEGLNWSQNRALHYDYKVGRSRAEVEDRTGGRVGYIHIPAMGDGDFANFQRELFRDNADKEALIIDVRGNSGGHVHDQIISLLNQQPYAYSTSRRYSGQQNQEPRRAWTRPSIVLADENSFSDGEIFPTVYQELKLGKVVGRPSSGSVIGTWQYYLLDGSSMRLPGSGWYKLDGTNMEGTGVRPDIVVEISPEDEIAGRDTQLWRAIEEILKELP